One Thermococcus eurythermalis DNA segment encodes these proteins:
- a CDS encoding cysteine synthase family protein produces the protein MSFAKLEFFNPFSRSIKDRTVFNMLTKARERGEINDTALFEATSGNVGIAMAALSNVFGIRFRAYLPKPTPRATQVLLKVLGAEVVRTDFETIDQTMVRFVQKEARKAGAVNLNQYENDDNFEAHYRSTAREIEEQLRSIGKKPDVLIAGIGTSGHIAGIASYLKERYDTEVIGVVPAKGEKIPGIKRLETKPKWYFQTEIDRVVEITRNEAIEGAIRVARRDGLLIGLSSGAVFRAYEKLAEELGEKTYVLIFPDDGFKYVEAFEGYLGIT, from the coding sequence ATGTCTTTTGCCAAGTTAGAGTTCTTTAACCCGTTCAGCAGGAGCATAAAGGACAGAACCGTTTTTAACATGCTTACGAAGGCCAGGGAGCGCGGGGAGATCAACGACACCGCCCTTTTTGAGGCGACCTCCGGCAACGTCGGAATCGCCATGGCGGCCCTGAGCAACGTTTTTGGCATCAGGTTCAGAGCATACCTGCCAAAGCCGACCCCGAGGGCCACGCAGGTTCTCTTAAAGGTTCTCGGTGCAGAGGTCGTCAGGACGGACTTCGAGACGATAGACCAGACCATGGTGCGCTTTGTGCAGAAGGAGGCCAGAAAAGCCGGTGCGGTGAACCTCAACCAGTACGAAAACGACGATAACTTTGAGGCGCACTACCGCTCCACGGCCAGAGAAATCGAGGAACAGCTGAGGAGCATAGGCAAGAAGCCGGACGTGCTGATAGCGGGCATAGGGACTTCGGGCCACATAGCGGGCATAGCGAGCTACCTGAAGGAGCGCTACGACACGGAGGTCATCGGCGTTGTCCCAGCGAAGGGAGAGAAGATACCGGGAATCAAGAGGCTGGAAACGAAGCCCAAGTGGTACTTCCAGACAGAGATAGACCGCGTGGTGGAAATAACGAGGAACGAGGCCATAGAGGGGGCAATCCGCGTCGCCAGAAGGGACGGCCTTCTCATAGGCCTCAGCTCGGGGGCAGTGTTCAGGGCGTACGAGAAGCTCGCGGAAGAGCTCGGCGAGAAGACCTACGTCCTCATATTCCCAGACGATGGGTTTAAATACGTCGAGGCCTTTGAGGGCTACCTGGGGATAACATGA